The following coding sequences are from one Streptomyces venezuelae window:
- a CDS encoding MarR family winged helix-turn-helix transcriptional regulator, whose protein sequence is MSGHSEEPTPEQVAADLTQVVGRLVRKLRSASPMNGLSPSQRSVLARLDRGGPTTTAELARAEFVRPQSMRMTVSALESMALIERAPDPDDGRQSVLSLTDQGRRTLTEGRAAKRGWLSEAVSAELDPAELRQLADAVVLLERLVQK, encoded by the coding sequence ATGAGCGGACACTCTGAAGAGCCCACTCCGGAGCAAGTCGCCGCCGATCTGACGCAGGTCGTCGGGCGTCTCGTGCGGAAACTGCGCAGCGCGTCGCCCATGAACGGGCTCAGCCCCTCGCAGCGCTCCGTCCTCGCCCGCCTCGACCGGGGCGGCCCCACCACCACCGCGGAACTCGCGCGCGCCGAGTTCGTGCGACCGCAGTCGATGCGGATGACCGTGAGCGCCCTGGAGTCCATGGCGCTCATCGAGCGAGCCCCCGATCCGGACGACGGGCGGCAGTCCGTCCTCTCCCTGACCGACCAGGGCCGCCGCACCCTCACCGAGGGGCGCGCCGCCAAGCGGGGCTGGCTGTCGGAGGCCGTGTCCGCAGAGCTCGATCCGGCCGAACTGCGTCAACTCGCCGACGCCGTCGTGCTGTTGGAGCGACTGGTGCAGAAGTGA
- a CDS encoding isochorismatase family protein produces the protein MTATVLDPTTALVLVDLQKGITALPTAHPAQQIVERSAALARAFRERGLPVVLVRVTGGAPGRTEGTARGTDAPADWADLVPELGRTDTDIVVTKQRWGAFYGTDLDRRLRRRGVTQVVLAGIATSIGVESTARAAHEHGYHVTVAVDAVTDMDADAHRNSVEKIFPRLGETDTAEAITALLGRA, from the coding sequence ATGACCGCCACCGTCCTCGACCCCACCACCGCCCTTGTCCTCGTCGACCTCCAGAAGGGCATCACCGCGCTGCCCACCGCCCACCCCGCGCAGCAGATCGTCGAGCGGTCCGCCGCGCTCGCCCGCGCCTTCCGCGAGCGCGGGCTCCCCGTGGTCCTGGTGCGGGTGACCGGCGGCGCCCCGGGCCGCACCGAGGGGACCGCGCGGGGCACTGACGCGCCCGCGGACTGGGCTGACCTGGTGCCCGAGCTGGGACGTACGGACACGGACATCGTCGTCACCAAGCAGCGGTGGGGCGCCTTCTACGGCACCGACCTCGATCGGCGACTGCGCCGCAGGGGCGTCACCCAGGTCGTGCTCGCCGGCATCGCGACGAGCATCGGCGTGGAGTCGACGGCCCGCGCGGCGCACGAGCACGGCTACCACGTGACCGTGGCCGTCGACGCCGTCACCGACATGGACGCCGACGCCCACCGCAACAGCGTGGAGAAGATCTTCCCGCGGCTCGGCGAGACGGACACGGCGGAAGCGATCACCGCGCTGCTCGGCCGCGCCTGA
- a CDS encoding ArsR/SmtB family transcription factor, translating into MGHGADARNHATPRERLDAVGATDVAATLQALATPSRLHILARLQEGPCAVGDLAEAVGMEASACSHQLRLLRNLGLVTGERRGRSIVYALYDGHVAELLEQALFHVEHLRLGLRDEPAAGR; encoded by the coding sequence ATGGGTCACGGAGCCGACGCCAGGAACCACGCCACCCCCCGCGAGCGCCTGGACGCGGTGGGGGCCACTGACGTCGCCGCCACCCTGCAGGCCCTCGCGACCCCCTCACGGCTGCATATCCTGGCCCGCCTCCAGGAAGGTCCCTGTGCGGTCGGTGATCTCGCCGAGGCCGTCGGCATGGAGGCCTCCGCCTGTTCCCACCAGCTCCGCCTGCTGCGCAACCTCGGGCTCGTCACCGGGGAACGCCGTGGCCGCTCCATCGTCTACGCCCTCTATGACGGCCACGTCGCCGAACTGCTCGAACAGGCCCTCTTCCACGTCGAGCACCTGAGGCTCGGCCTGCGCGACGAACCGGCCGCCGGGCGCTAG
- a CDS encoding MFS transporter, with protein MTGASVARAKRRQARERPAFGARLTAPLLLGSLLNPLNTTMISTGLVAIGHDFGVGASDTAWLVSVLYLASAVAQPVLGKLADSLGPRRVLLAGLVLVVASGLVGASAPGFGWLLASRALLGIGTSAAYPAAMAVLRDESTRLGTPTPRTVLGRLSFAALGSAAIGPTLGGLLVATAGWRALFAVNVPVAVIAYATALRWIPKDIPRGKAPADRKGTLDPLGIMLFTGALSCLVVFLLDLRHPMWPLLAPVVLLSALLTRWQLRHPHPFVDLRMLGTHHALARTYLRHGLSYLVVYCVMYGFTQWLEEERGYSSLHTGLVMLPMSLAALACSLIGARTKGIRAPLTVAAVLLAAGSALLLLTTDSTPLAVLLLGGACFGIPQGLMGTGNQAAVQQFAPAEAIGSAAGLQRTAQYIGAITASGLIGLAYGQRADDGGLHLMAAVGAVLALALVVLTVTDRALSPQAARVGA; from the coding sequence GTGACCGGCGCGTCCGTCGCGCGCGCGAAGCGGCGCCAGGCCCGGGAGCGGCCCGCCTTCGGAGCGCGGCTGACCGCGCCCCTGCTCCTCGGCTCCCTGCTCAACCCGCTCAACACGACCATGATCTCCACCGGCCTGGTGGCGATCGGCCACGACTTCGGCGTCGGCGCCTCCGACACCGCCTGGCTCGTCTCCGTGCTCTACCTCGCGAGCGCCGTCGCCCAGCCGGTGCTCGGCAAGCTCGCCGACAGTCTCGGACCGCGCCGCGTCCTCCTCGCCGGACTCGTCCTCGTCGTCGCATCGGGCCTGGTCGGAGCGTCGGCCCCGGGATTCGGCTGGCTGCTCGCCTCCCGGGCGCTGCTCGGGATCGGCACGTCGGCCGCGTACCCCGCCGCGATGGCCGTCCTGCGCGACGAGTCGACCCGGCTCGGCACCCCCACCCCGCGCACTGTCCTCGGCCGGCTCTCCTTCGCGGCGCTCGGCAGCGCGGCGATCGGCCCGACCCTCGGCGGCCTCCTCGTGGCGACCGCCGGCTGGCGCGCCCTCTTCGCCGTCAACGTGCCGGTCGCGGTCATCGCGTACGCCACAGCACTGCGCTGGATACCGAAGGACATACCGCGCGGGAAGGCACCGGCAGACCGGAAGGGCACGCTCGACCCGCTGGGGATCATGCTCTTCACGGGCGCGCTGAGCTGCCTCGTCGTGTTCCTGCTCGACCTGCGCCACCCGATGTGGCCCCTGCTCGCCCCGGTCGTCCTGCTCTCCGCCCTGCTCACCCGGTGGCAGTTGCGCCACCCGCACCCCTTCGTCGACCTGCGCATGCTCGGCACCCACCACGCACTCGCCCGCACCTACCTGCGGCACGGACTGAGCTACCTCGTCGTGTACTGCGTGATGTACGGCTTCACCCAGTGGCTCGAGGAGGAGCGCGGCTACTCCTCGCTGCACACCGGACTCGTCATGCTGCCGATGTCCCTCGCCGCGCTGGCCTGTTCCCTGATCGGGGCGCGCACCAAGGGCATCCGCGCGCCGCTCACCGTCGCGGCCGTGCTCCTCGCCGCGGGCAGCGCGCTGCTGCTCCTCACCACGGACTCCACACCGCTCGCCGTCCTGCTCCTGGGCGGTGCCTGCTTCGGGATTCCGCAGGGGCTCATGGGCACCGGCAACCAGGCGGCCGTGCAGCAGTTCGCGCCCGCGGAGGCCATCGGCTCGGCCGCGGGACTCCAGCGCACCGCGCAGTACATCGGCGCCATCACGGCCTCGGGTCTGATCGGCCTCGCCTACGGGCAGCGCGCCGACGACGGCGGACTGCACCTCATGGCCGCCGTGGGCGCCGTCCTCGCCCTGGCCCTCGTCGTCCTGACCGTCACGGACCGCGCGCTGTCACCGCAGGCCGCCCGAGTAGGCGCGTAG